In the genome of Actinobacillus genomosp. 1, the window CATTAAGACGAAAAAATGGCAGGTTTATAAACCTGCCATTTTTGTTATCCGGCTAAACCGATAAATAACGCTAATAATAACGGTGCAACCAGATTCACAATAAAGCCGAAGCTGATGGCAAGCGGCACAACCTGCGTTCCCCCCGATTTTTGAATCACCGGTAACATACAATCTAATGAAGTCGCCCCACCTAGTCCGACTGCGGTAGAAGGAAACGCTCGCATAAAAAACGGAATGGTAAATAAACAGAAAATCTCTCGTGAGAGATCGTTAAAGAAGGCGATACTGCCGTATATCGGCCCCCAAGCGTCATTAACTAATACGCTGGATAATGAATACCAACCGAATGCCGAAGCAAACGTAAGCCCTTGTATAATGCTTAAATCCAGTGCCAAAGCGGCAATAACTCCGCCGATAAGACTACTGACAATCATAACTAAAGAAGTGTAAATGCCTCGTTTGTTAAAAAAGACTTCTCGTAACGGAATCCCACTATTACGTAACTGAATCCCAACGCCGAAGATCATCACTTCTAATACATAAGTACTGGCGTGTAATGGAAAAGCTAATATTCCTTTAGTGACGAAGCCGATCACGCCGCCGGCAATGGTGGTGCCGATTAATTTAAACGAATCCGTTAGCATTACCCAACGAGAAGGGATTTCTTGCGGATTCACTTCTTCACGCACCATCGGTTGCCATTTATCGTAAATCGCTAAACCGATAATGTTTGATAATTGAATGATCAAACTCAAGCCCAACGCAATCCCGCCGATTTGCGGTAATTTACTACCAATATCATCTAATTGCCCGAGCGAGATCCCCATCACAAATAAAATCAAATATAAACAAATACTTACAACCTGATTAACAACCTGTAATTTACCTTTACCGACTTTAAATAAATAGCCTAAAAACAAGGGAATCAGCACTATCGCCAAACCGTATAACATTTCATCTTCCTTATCATTATGTATTTTTTGAGTTGAAATTTTAACGGTAACCACATAAAATAAAACTGTTTTTATATACAGCTTAATTATAAGTATTCGAAATCATATGGCAAGGCAACGCAAAATCATTCACATCGATATGGACTGTTTTTATGCTGCGATTGAAATGCGAGAAAATCCGGCGTTAATCGGCAAGCCTGTTGCCGTTGGAGGTTCCGTTGAAGGTCGAGGCGTATTAACTACTTGTAATTACGAAGCCAGAAAATTCGGATTACACAGTGCAATGCCGACCGCTCAAGCGTTAAAACGCTGTCCGAATCTGATTCTGGTGCCGGTAAATATGCCGTTATACAAAGCGGTTTCCGAACAAATTCATCAAATATTTCGCCGTTATACCGATATCATCGAACCGCTTTCATTAGATGAGGCTTATTTAGATGTGACCGATTGCCAACAATGTTCCGGCTCTGCCACTTGGATTGCCCAAGAAATTCGTTCGGCAATTTGGAATGAGTTACATTTAACCGCCTCCGCCGGCATTGCTCCGCTCAAATTTTTGGCAAAAATCGCTTCGGATCAAAACAAGCCTAACGGGCAATTTGTCATTTCTCCGGAAAATATGACCGCTTTTATTTATGATTTGCCACTAAAAAAGATCCCAGGGGTCGGTAAGGTAACCAATGAAAAATTAGCTCAACTGGGATTACACACCTGCGGCGATATTCAGAACAACGATAAAGCTTTTATTTATAAGACATTTGGAAAATTCGGGCAACGACTTTGGGACTTCAGCCACGCGATTGATAACCGAAAAATCGAAGTGAATCGCCCTCGAAAATCCTTAGCAGTCGAAAATACGTTACCGACTGATATTTGGCATTTAGCGGAAGCGGAACAAATTGTTGATCAGCTGTTTAAAAAACTGGTTTTTCGTTTGCAACGAAATTGGGGAGAGCATTCTCTACAGGAATTTAGAAAGTTAGGCATCAAACTAAAATTCGGTGACTTTACGCAAACTACTTTGGAACGTACCACTGACGGGCTTTCGTTAGAATGTTTTATTGAGTTACTGCAACAAGTCTGGCAAAGGGCAAATCATCGTTCGGTGCGACTAATCGGGCTTTCGGTGCATTACCCGCCGGAAAACGTTAAAAAACAGTTAAATTTATGGGAATAATTATTGTCAAACGCTTAAATTCTTATAGAATTACCCTTATTTATCGATTAGTTTTTCCCCACTCTTTCTTTGGAGATTTATTTACCTATGGCAAAAAGAATTGTCTTATTTTTATTAACTAACTTAGCGATTACCTTCGTACTTGGTATTGTGTTAAACATTATTTTCCAAGTGACCGGTATTCAAGGCGGCAGCACCGGCGGCATTTTAGTGATGTCTCTCGTATTCGGTTTCGCCGGCTCTTTAATTTCTTTATTTATGTCAAAAAGCATGGCGTTACGTTCCGTCGGTGCGGAAGTGATTCAACAACCGCGTAATCATGCGGAACAGTGGTTGTTCGATACCGTACAACGTCAATCGCAACAAGCGAATATTCCAATGCCGGATATTGCGATTTATCACTCTGCCGATGTCAATGCCTTTGCAACCGGTGCGACAAAAAGTAATTCGTTAGTGGCGGTAAGTACCGGTTTATTGGATAACATGACGGAAGATGAAGCCGAAGCGGTGGTTGCACATGAAATCGCACACATCGCAAACGGCGATATGGTGACGATGACTTTATTACAAGGCGTATTAAATACTTTTGTTATTTTCTTATCCCGTATCATTTCGACGGCGGCTTCAAGCGGCAAAGATGAAAACGGTAATGCGACCCAAAACACTCTAGTTTTCTGGGTTGTGGATATTGTTTTGCAAATGGTCTTTGGTGTTATCGCAACCATGATTGCAATGTGGTTCTCACGTTACCGTGAATACCGTGCGGATGCCGGTTCAGCACAATTAGTCGGAAAAGAGAAAATGATTGCGGCGTTACAGCGTTTACAACACGTACACGAACCGCAAGAAATGCAAGGTTCTCTCGCGGCATTTATGATTAACGGTGCGCGTTCTAAAGAATTGTTTATGAGCCACCCTCCACTTGAAAAACGCATCGAAGCGTTAAGAAACTTATAAGCGACAAGCGGTCTGATTTTGCAAAAAACTTGCAAGAACAGACCGCTTTTTTATAGGGAGTTATTTAATAGTTAAAACCAAGGTGATATGGCAAACAGTAAGATTAAGTAACGTATAAATTTACCCAAGCAAATAAAGATAAGCGATTGCCATAAATTAAAACGAAGCCAACCGGCAATACCGCATAGCAGATCACCGATAATCGGCAAACTACTTAACAATAAGGCAAATACCCCGTATTTTTCACATAAACGTAATGCCCATTGAGCCGTTTTATGTTTTAAATCCAGCGGTTTGGGAATTAATAATCCCATTGCATAAGTAATGGAACTGCCAAGGCTGTTACCCACGGTTGCAACACCAAGTAGCCAAAGTATTTGGCTTGAAAATAAATTCGAATCAGTCAAGCGAGTTTGAGTTGCTAGCGTGGTAAAAATAATTTCGGAATTGCCGGGCAGTACCGTTGCACTCAAAAATGCGCTTAGAAACATTGTTATCAGCTGATTTTCTACTGAAAAAAATAAGCTGAAAAAAGAAGTAAAATAATCTGTCATACTCGTTTTGTAAAATTTTTGTTAAACGCCTGATCTGGTTATTTTAACAAAAGTTTGAGGTTTAGTTTCAATTTGATCTATATCAAAATGTGCTTTTGATTTACCTCAATATAATTACAATTTTGTTTTGAGGGATTGAGGTAACAGGTCTATAATTCTCAACAATTTCTGTAATTTTTCAAATTTATATTTAAGGATTATAAATGTTCTCTCCTGCTGAAATGGCAAAAATCGCTGAAGACGGCGCAGTTTATAAAGCGACTAAACATCAATTATATTCTTTCATCTCCGCAATTTTAGCAGGTGGCTTTATTGGACTTGCATTCGTATTTTATACCACAACCCAAACTGGTGCGTCGGATGTGCCTTGGGGTATGGCGAAGTTAGTCGGTGGTACGGTTTTCTCACTTGGCGTAATTTTATGTGTAGTTTTTGGTGCTGAACTTTTTACTTCATCAACTTTAACCGCTGTGGCTAAAGCGACGCATCGTATTACTTGGTTTCAAATGTTTAAAAACTGGTGCATTGTGTACGGCGGTAATTTTATCGGCGGTTTAAGTGTGGTGGTGTTGATTTGGCTCTCCGGTCAAATTATGGCGGCAAACGGTCAATGGGGTTTAACTATTCTTAAAACGGCACAACATAAAATTCACCATACTTGGATAGAAGCCTTTACCCTCGGTATTTTATGTAACATGATGGTTTGTCTTGCGGTATGGATGGCAAATGCAGGTAAAAGCCTAACCGATAAAGCGTTTATTATGATTATGCCGATTGCTTTGTTCGTATCGTCAGGCTTCGAGCACTGTGTTGCCAATATGTTTATGATTCCGATGGGCATGATGATTTCACACTTTGCATCACCCGAATTTTGGACGGCGATTAATGTTGATCCGGCACAATATGCAGATTTAGATTTATACCATTTCGTTGTGAAAAATTTAATTCCGGTTACCTTTGGTAATATCGTAGGCGGTGTATTTTTCATTGGCTTAGTGCAATGGTTCTTATATATCCGTAAGCACTAAAATGATTTTCAATTTAAGCGGTTCGATTTAGGCAAATATTTGTAAAAATTACCGCTTGTCAGACTTAATTTACTAACAAACAGAGGACTTAAAATGACTCAACTAACTGAAGCTCAACAAAAAGCATGGGCAGGGTTTACTGGTGGCGACTGGCAAACTGAAGTAAACGTACGTGATTTTATCCAAAAAAACTATACTCCTTATGAAGGCGATGAGTCTTTCTTAGCTGGCGCAACAGCTGCGACAACTAAGTTATGGGAAGAAGTGATGGAAAAAATCAAAGTTGAGAACAAAACTCACGAACCGTACGATATTGATTGCGAAACTCCATCAACAATTACTTCTCACAAAGCGGGTTATATCGATCAAGCTTTAGAGAAAATTGTAGGTCTTCAAACTGATGCGCCATTAAAACGTGCGATTATCCCGTTTGGCGGTATCAAAATGGTTAAAGGTTCTTGCGAAGTTTATCGTCGTACCTTAAACCCTGAAGTAGAAAAAATCTTTACTGAATATCGTAAAACACATAACCAAGGTGTATTCGATGTTTATACTCCGGACATTTTACGTTGCCGTAAATCAGGTGTAATTACCGGCCTTCCGGATGCTTACGGTCGTGGTCGTATTATCGGTGACTACCGTCGTTTAGCGGTATACGGTGCGGATTTCTTAATGAAAGACAAGCAAAGACAGTTTGCTTCATTACAACCTCGTTTAGAAGCGGGTGAAGATATCCAAGCAACAATTCAATTACGTGAAGAAATCGCAGAACAACACCGTGCATTGGGCCAAATCAAACAAATGGCTGCATCATACGGTTTTGACGTTTCTCGTCCGGCTGAAACTGCACAAGAAGCGGTTCAATGGACTTACTTCGCATACCTTGCTGCGGTTAAATCACAAAACGGTGCGGCAATGTCATTCGGTCGTGTATCTTCATTCTTAGATATCTATATCGAACGTGACTTAAAAGCAGGTAAAATTACAGAAGAAGAAGCGCAAGAGTTAATCGACCATTTAGTAATGAAATTACGTATGGTTCGTTTCTTACGTACACCTGAATACGATCAATTATTCTCAGGTGACCCAATGTGGGCAACCGAAACTTTAGCAGGTATGGGATTAGACGGTCGTACGTTAGTAACCAAAAACAGCTTCCGTATCTTAAATACGCTTTACACAATGGGTCCGTCACCGGAACCAAACTTAACTATCCTTTGGTCTGAACAATTACCGGACGGCTTCAAACGTTATTGTGCAAAAGTATCTATTGATACTTCATCAGTACAATACGAAAACGATGACTTAATGCGTCCTGACTTCGATAACGATGACTATGCAATCGCATGTTGCGTATCTCCGATGGTTGTCGGTAAACAAATGCAATTCTTCGGTGCTCGTGCAAACTTAGCGAAAACAATGTTATACGCAATCAACGGCGGTATTGATGAGAAATCTGGTGCACAAGTTGGTCCAAAAACAGCACCGATTACAGACGAATATTTAAACTTCGACGATGTAATGGCTCGTATGGATCACTTCATGGATTGGTTAGCAACACAATATGTGACTGCATTAAATATCATCCACTTCATGCACGATAAATACAGCTACGAAGCCGCATTAATGGCATTCCACGATCGTGACGTATTCCGTACAATGGCGTGTGGTATCGCAGGTCTTTCTGTTGCGGCGGACTCATTATCTGCAATTAAATACGCAAAAGTGAAACCGGTTCGCGGCGACATTAAAGATAAAGACGGTAACGTAGTGGCTGCAAATGTAGCGTTAGACTTCGAAATCGAAGGCGAATATCCGCAATTCGGTAACAACGATAACCGTGTAGACGAAATCGCTTGTGACTTAGTTGAACGTTTCATGAAAAAAA includes:
- a CDS encoding lysine exporter LysO family protein, which codes for MLYGLAIVLIPLFLGYLFKVGKGKLQVVNQVVSICLYLILFVMGISLGQLDDIGSKLPQIGGIALGLSLIIQLSNIIGLAIYDKWQPMVREEVNPQEIPSRWVMLTDSFKLIGTTIAGGVIGFVTKGILAFPLHASTYVLEVMIFGVGIQLRNSGIPLREVFFNKRGIYTSLVMIVSSLIGGVIAALALDLSIIQGLTFASAFGWYSLSSVLVNDAWGPIYGSIAFFNDLSREIFCLFTIPFFMRAFPSTAVGLGGATSLDCMLPVIQKSGGTQVVPLAISFGFIVNLVAPLLLALFIGLAG
- the dinB gene encoding DNA polymerase IV, whose amino-acid sequence is MARQRKIIHIDMDCFYAAIEMRENPALIGKPVAVGGSVEGRGVLTTCNYEARKFGLHSAMPTAQALKRCPNLILVPVNMPLYKAVSEQIHQIFRRYTDIIEPLSLDEAYLDVTDCQQCSGSATWIAQEIRSAIWNELHLTASAGIAPLKFLAKIASDQNKPNGQFVISPENMTAFIYDLPLKKIPGVGKVTNEKLAQLGLHTCGDIQNNDKAFIYKTFGKFGQRLWDFSHAIDNRKIEVNRPRKSLAVENTLPTDIWHLAEAEQIVDQLFKKLVFRLQRNWGEHSLQEFRKLGIKLKFGDFTQTTLERTTDGLSLECFIELLQQVWQRANHRSVRLIGLSVHYPPENVKKQLNLWE
- the htpX gene encoding protease HtpX, whose protein sequence is MAKRIVLFLLTNLAITFVLGIVLNIIFQVTGIQGGSTGGILVMSLVFGFAGSLISLFMSKSMALRSVGAEVIQQPRNHAEQWLFDTVQRQSQQANIPMPDIAIYHSADVNAFATGATKSNSLVAVSTGLLDNMTEDEAEAVVAHEIAHIANGDMVTMTLLQGVLNTFVIFLSRIISTAASSGKDENGNATQNTLVFWVVDIVLQMVFGVIATMIAMWFSRYREYRADAGSAQLVGKEKMIAALQRLQHVHEPQEMQGSLAAFMINGARSKELFMSHPPLEKRIEALRNL
- a CDS encoding YqaA family protein — translated: MTDYFTSFFSLFFSVENQLITMFLSAFLSATVLPGNSEIIFTTLATQTRLTDSNLFSSQILWLLGVATVGNSLGSSITYAMGLLIPKPLDLKHKTAQWALRLCEKYGVFALLLSSLPIIGDLLCGIAGWLRFNLWQSLIFICLGKFIRYLILLFAISPWF
- the focA gene encoding formate transporter FocA; protein product: MFSPAEMAKIAEDGAVYKATKHQLYSFISAILAGGFIGLAFVFYTTTQTGASDVPWGMAKLVGGTVFSLGVILCVVFGAELFTSSTLTAVAKATHRITWFQMFKNWCIVYGGNFIGGLSVVVLIWLSGQIMAANGQWGLTILKTAQHKIHHTWIEAFTLGILCNMMVCLAVWMANAGKSLTDKAFIMIMPIALFVSSGFEHCVANMFMIPMGMMISHFASPEFWTAINVDPAQYADLDLYHFVVKNLIPVTFGNIVGGVFFIGLVQWFLYIRKH
- the pflB gene encoding formate C-acetyltransferase; amino-acid sequence: MTQLTEAQQKAWAGFTGGDWQTEVNVRDFIQKNYTPYEGDESFLAGATAATTKLWEEVMEKIKVENKTHEPYDIDCETPSTITSHKAGYIDQALEKIVGLQTDAPLKRAIIPFGGIKMVKGSCEVYRRTLNPEVEKIFTEYRKTHNQGVFDVYTPDILRCRKSGVITGLPDAYGRGRIIGDYRRLAVYGADFLMKDKQRQFASLQPRLEAGEDIQATIQLREEIAEQHRALGQIKQMAASYGFDVSRPAETAQEAVQWTYFAYLAAVKSQNGAAMSFGRVSSFLDIYIERDLKAGKITEEEAQELIDHLVMKLRMVRFLRTPEYDQLFSGDPMWATETLAGMGLDGRTLVTKNSFRILNTLYTMGPSPEPNLTILWSEQLPDGFKRYCAKVSIDTSSVQYENDDLMRPDFDNDDYAIACCVSPMVVGKQMQFFGARANLAKTMLYAINGGIDEKSGAQVGPKTAPITDEYLNFDDVMARMDHFMDWLATQYVTALNIIHFMHDKYSYEAALMAFHDRDVFRTMACGIAGLSVAADSLSAIKYAKVKPVRGDIKDKDGNVVAANVALDFEIEGEYPQFGNNDNRVDEIACDLVERFMKKIQTHKTYRNATPTQSVLTITSNVVYGKKTGNTPDGRRSGAPFGPGANPMHGRDQKGAVASLTSVAKLPFAYAKDGISYTFSIVPNALGKDYEAQKRNLAGLMDGYFHHEATVEGGQHLNVNVLNRETLLDAVEHPEKYPQLTIRVSGYAVRFNSLTKEQQMDVITRTFTESM